A portion of the Bacillus thuringiensis genome contains these proteins:
- a CDS encoding arylamine N-acetyltransferase family protein: protein MMTNLQKEFFKRLKIPAKVITFDDLDEILLKMGMILPYENLDIMAGTIKNISKDNLIEKLLIQKRGGLCYELNSLLYYFLIDCGFQVYKVAGTVYNLYDNIWKPDDGHVIIILSHEDKDYVVDAGFASHLPLHPVPFNGEVISSQTGEYRIRKRNTRKGTHILEMRKGANGESTSFLQSEPSNAWKIGYAFTLDPIDEKKVNNIQKVIVEHKESPFNKGAITCKLTTYGHISLTNKNYTETFKGTKNKRPIESKDYARILRDSFGITQEKYVGKTLERG, encoded by the coding sequence ATGATGACCAATTTACAAAAGGAGTTTTTTAAACGATTAAAAATTCCTGCAAAAGTAATAACATTTGATGATTTAGATGAAATCTTATTAAAAATGGGAATGATTCTCCCCTATGAAAATCTTGATATTATGGCTGGTACTATTAAAAATATTTCAAAAGATAACTTAATAGAAAAGTTACTTATTCAAAAACGAGGTGGACTGTGTTATGAATTAAACTCCTTATTGTATTATTTTTTAATTGATTGTGGGTTTCAAGTATACAAAGTAGCCGGTACTGTTTATAATCTGTACGATAATATATGGAAACCCGATGATGGTCATGTCATTATCATATTAAGTCATGAGGATAAAGATTATGTTGTGGATGCAGGTTTTGCATCTCATCTCCCTTTACATCCAGTCCCTTTTAACGGAGAAGTCATCTCCTCTCAAACAGGAGAATATCGAATTCGTAAGCGAAATACTCGAAAAGGTACGCATATTTTAGAAATGAGAAAAGGAGCTAACGGAGAATCTACAAGTTTCTTACAATCTGAACCTTCAAATGCATGGAAAATAGGCTATGCTTTCACTTTAGATCCAATAGATGAGAAAAAAGTGAATAACATTCAAAAAGTGATTGTAGAGCATAAAGAATCTCCTTTTAATAAAGGAGCTATCACTTGTAAATTAACTACTTATGGTCACATATCATTAACAAATAAAAATTATACAGAAACCTTTAAAGGCACCAAAAATAAACGACCAATAGAATCTAAAGATTATGCTCGCATTCTTCGTGACTCTTTTGGAATAACGCAAGAGAAATATGTAGGAAAAACACTAGAAAGAGGCTAG
- a CDS encoding esterase/lipase family protein, which translates to MRLMRRFVALLIVFFIMAPTISTNVQAEVVKELGKGFPDTEVFTPGEWFLGQTPANYDENKPPILFVQGRNGNADSWYGKTVYHDINDMYDYALKAGYQTVFIQLYDAAGKGSASQWDNGKLLAQKLEEIYNHFGKKVNIVAHSKGGIDTQAALVEYGANRFVGNVITLATPHHGSNLADLSYSWWAGWLASILGQKDDGTYSLQIGEMAKFRSTIDNNPAAKLNRYYTATGTSWGPTFSALSMGGLYLSSYGSNDGLVNEWSAKLSYGTHLFTDSRFDHDNIRKGSAVFARIEPYLRTTNVGLPDLVASSTSSNENLEQLNTTSNQNILGGELPQNQWIEQSISVDKKAEGIVSVLTASSDVEVQMVSPKGKIYANKDSAITTGEGESFFNGATIRTFKFDKLEVGEWKIKMMAKQSKDAYLVVSDYKNGAPFVLQMPTKVKVNKPEYKLKKSPVAPEMKGDLSITVRVVNKDGNLVSEFNELQNVNTNTFTGALKDIKQPGVYNVTMDIKGMNKEGKPYNRTIVKSVYVEK; encoded by the coding sequence ATGCGACTGATGAGAAGATTTGTGGCCTTACTAATTGTATTTTTTATCATGGCTCCAACGATTAGCACAAATGTACAGGCAGAAGTTGTAAAAGAGCTTGGAAAGGGGTTTCCTGATACAGAAGTATTCACACCTGGAGAATGGTTTTTAGGCCAAACACCTGCTAATTATGATGAGAATAAACCACCAATTCTCTTTGTACAAGGAAGAAATGGTAATGCTGATAGTTGGTATGGAAAGACAGTATATCATGATATAAATGATATGTATGATTATGCTTTGAAAGCAGGCTATCAAACAGTGTTTATACAATTATATGATGCTGCTGGGAAAGGTTCGGCTAGTCAGTGGGATAACGGAAAATTGTTAGCACAAAAACTTGAAGAAATATATAATCATTTCGGTAAAAAAGTTAATATTGTAGCACATAGTAAAGGTGGTATTGATACACAAGCCGCATTAGTTGAATATGGTGCGAATCGATTTGTTGGAAATGTTATTACACTTGCTACACCGCATCACGGCTCAAATTTAGCAGATTTATCATATAGTTGGTGGGCAGGGTGGCTTGCTTCTATATTAGGTCAAAAAGATGATGGTACGTATTCGTTACAAATAGGTGAAATGGCAAAGTTTCGTTCAACAATAGATAACAACCCAGCAGCTAAATTAAACCGTTACTATACGGCTACTGGGACTAGCTGGGGGCCAACATTTTCTGCATTATCTATGGGCGGGTTATATTTATCATCGTACGGTTCAAATGATGGACTAGTAAATGAATGGAGTGCGAAGCTATCGTACGGTACACATTTATTTACAGATTCAAGATTTGATCATGACAATATAAGAAAAGGATCAGCTGTTTTTGCACGAATTGAACCATATTTACGTACGACAAATGTGGGGTTACCAGATTTAGTAGCATCCAGCACTAGTTCAAATGAAAATCTAGAACAATTAAATACAACTTCAAATCAAAATATTTTAGGAGGCGAATTACCACAAAATCAGTGGATAGAGCAAAGTATTTCTGTTGATAAAAAGGCTGAAGGAATAGTTTCTGTACTAACAGCTTCTTCTGATGTAGAAGTACAAATGGTATCTCCAAAAGGAAAAATCTATGCAAACAAAGATAGCGCTATAACTACTGGTGAAGGCGAATCTTTCTTTAATGGGGCGACAATTAGAACATTTAAGTTTGATAAATTGGAAGTAGGCGAATGGAAAATCAAAATGATGGCGAAGCAGTCGAAAGATGCATATTTAGTTGTAAGCGATTACAAGAATGGCGCGCCATTTGTTCTTCAAATGCCTACAAAAGTTAAAGTAAATAAACCTGAGTATAAACTGAAAAAATCACCAGTGGCACCTGAAATGAAAGGGGATCTTTCCATAACCGTAAGAGTCGTTAATAAAGATGGTAACTTAGTCTCTGAATTTAATGAATTACAAAATGTTAATACGAATACATTTACAGGTGCTTTGAAAGATATAAAACAACCGGGAGTATATAACGTTACGATGGATATAAAAGGGATGAATAAAGAAGGGAAACCATATAATCGTACGATTGTTAAGTCGGTTTATGTAGAGAAATAA